The following is a genomic window from Butyricimonas faecihominis.
GGGGGGAGAGTATCGGCTAGTGCTGGCCGATCGCACGGTGGTTTATATGAATTCCGAATCCCGGTTAAAGTACCCGGTGATGTTTAGCGGGAAAGATCGCATGGTGGAGTTGGAAGGGGAGGCGTATTTTGACGTCTCCAAAGATGAGGTGCATCCTTTTATCGTGCGTACGGAACGATTGGACGTGATGGTGTTAGGCACAGGATTTAACGTGATGGCCTATAAACAAGATCCCCGAACGGAGGTCACCTTGGTGAAGGGGAAGGTGGATGTAAAAAGCGGGAAAATCAACGAAATATTGACTCCTAGCCGACAATTCGTGATGAATAACGAGAACCGTGAATACGAGGTAAAGACCGTAAACGTGGCTACTTACGTGGACTGGAAGGACGGGGTACTTAATTTTGACGGAATGCCGTTGGAAGAGTTGGGGGATAAACTGGGACGTTGGTATGAAGTGAAGTTCTTTTTCACGAAAGAGAGCTTGAAACGGTTAAAGTTTTCGGGGGCGTTTAAGAAATATAACGAGATTGGTTACATACTTTCTTTAATCGAGGCAACGACTGATGTTACCTTTAAAATCAATAAAGATGTGATTGTTGTTAATGAAAAATAGAGAATAGGATTACTTCTGAGGAATAAAAATACCGGAAAGTGTTAGGACCACGATCCGGTAATCACTCCCGAAGAAGTATTTAAGTATCACTTAATTTACAAATGTATGAAAAAAAGTAATGTCTTGTGGCTTGTTTTGTCAAAAAATAAGCAGCAACAATTGTCGAAAATTATGAAATTGACTTGGATTTTGTGCGTCTGTTTCGTGTGTTCTCTGTCTGCAAATGTGATGTCGCAGCAGAGAGTGAACATGAATCTAGGGAAGACGTCAATTAAAACGGTTTTTGAGGAAATTCGACGGCAAACGGGAAAGATCATTATCTATAATGATGATCGTTTAGCCTTGGAGCGGGTGGTAAAGGCCGATTTTAAAGAGGCAGATGTACGGGCTGTGCTTGATAAGGTGTTGGCTGGTAGCGGGATGACTTATCGTTTCGTGGATGATTATATCGTTATAGTTCCCGAGGTGAAGACGATGCGGGATAGTACGGTGAAACAATTCCAGATAAAGGGAAAAGTGACGGATAAAAAAGGTGAGGCGATTCCCGGTGTAACGGTACGCTTGGATAGTACTAGTTTAGGTGCCGCAACAGACGTGAATGGAGAGTTTTCACTGACGTTATCCATGGAAAAGGGGACACTTGTTTTTTCCTTTATCGGAATGAAAACGCAGAAGGTGAAGTACACGGGCCAAAAATATCTTAACGTGGTGATGGAGGAAGATGCCTTGGAAGTGGAAGAGGTTGTTGTCAATGGTTATTTTTCTAAGAGCAAGGAAAGTTTCACGGGTAACGTGGTTTCCGTGAATAAAGA
Proteins encoded in this region:
- a CDS encoding FecR family protein; translated protein: MAISDYMEDLIYRVLVGEASVEEREEFETWLRENAEHRVFFEKIERAWYTGKYVARWKNVEMSAAWKAVEHRREQRQRRHFRRIGWSVAASVAVLIGITWLVGSWEEEIPSSVVAQSPVVKPGEAKARLVLSSGFEVELGCTNGDTIREKGFPILNGKEYIDYSKQENSLQGDVVYNELIVPSGGEYRLVLADRTVVYMNSESRLKYPVMFSGKDRMVELEGEAYFDVSKDEVHPFIVRTERLDVMVLGTGFNVMAYKQDPRTEVTLVKGKVDVKSGKINEILTPSRQFVMNNENREYEVKTVNVATYVDWKDGVLNFDGMPLEELGDKLGRWYEVKFFFTKESLKRLKFSGAFKKYNEIGYILSLIEATTDVTFKINKDVIVVNEK